Proteins encoded within one genomic window of Geotalea daltonii FRC-32:
- a CDS encoding CARDB domain-containing protein — protein sequence MDCLKKLDRVMRQTITAVMFMGLVVGIAGISVTAQASTITPVKWDNKEDWEKATRLNIDTTTSPGDVMIGVTKDFVTSATITCVTLNNKIYTTGVDRTSIAVIDARSNTLMPNISLPGRAAGVVYNSQSNKLYVGQYNDNKVLVIDVTTDTITHTLTVGNGAYAAVYNPKSNKAYIANTADQTVTILDGVSDSALITVPVAAGATTASFNAVDNKVYLTSKSNQYMTVIDGVTDQVIKDVEIDPPLNLLGGQAPGNIGLRVDAPVMGINNANAIHLSWNYATPGANQKIQFQIRTAPDVLSLDGATYKGPDGSADTWYDVSTSGSETTTETDGSVTTSVPLNVSFTPAAEIQVKLSSDGLSTPVLHSVMLGYESYADLAITRVTGPATGTIESTIDISYEVKNQGAGAADSSKVGFYLTRDGVDYPLGERTVPSLGPGMSDSTSTTVTIPSIQTGEYYIKACADYTNLVPETDENNNCTTGNVIRISSIEPDLVVTGVTATASGGKLSYSVTIKNQGIKTAGANSIGIYLSTDQLITKEDTLNSAYYYPSGIPGGSSVTLTSWSYIPINMTGTYYVGAIVDNDNIVPESAENNNSRAGNQVTITNDLVVVAGSVSGSVANGMLTCSLKVQNLGNGNASVNYAGIYLSQDEVITNGADTWVAMAYYNGAIRGGDIVTITGSNYLPPNMTGTYYVGAIADYDNRIPEWNPPVDAESNNSRVGNQVTITNDLVVVADSVSGSVANGMLTCSLKVQNLGNGNASVNYAGIYLSQDEVITNGADTWVAMAYYNGAIRGGDIVTITGSNYLPPNMTGTYYVGAIADYDNRIPEWNPPVDAESNNSRVGNQVTITNDLVVVADSVSGSVANGMLTCSLKVQNLGNGNASVNYAGIYLSQDEVITNGADTWVAMAYYNGAIRGGDIVTITGSNYLPPNMTGTYYVGAIADYDNRIPEWNPPVDAESNNSRVGNAIIL from the coding sequence ATGGACTGCTTAAAGAAATTGGACAGAGTGATGAGGCAAACAATAACGGCAGTTATGTTCATGGGATTAGTGGTGGGAATTGCTGGCATCTCAGTAACTGCGCAGGCGTCAACAATAACCCCGGTGAAATGGGACAACAAAGAAGATTGGGAAAAGGCCACCAGGCTAAATATCGATACTACTACGTCGCCTGGAGATGTCATGATAGGTGTCACAAAAGATTTCGTGACCTCTGCGACCATAACCTGCGTGACGTTGAATAATAAGATTTACACCACTGGGGTTGATCGTACTTCGATAGCGGTTATTGACGCAAGATCCAACACATTGATGCCGAACATATCACTTCCTGGCAGGGCAGCTGGTGTTGTTTACAATTCCCAGAGCAACAAGCTGTATGTTGGGCAATACAACGACAACAAGGTTCTGGTGATAGATGTCACTACCGATACCATCACCCACACCCTCACAGTTGGCAACGGAGCCTATGCCGCCGTTTACAATCCCAAAAGCAATAAGGCTTATATTGCAAACACTGCTGACCAGACCGTCACCATTCTTGATGGAGTCTCCGACTCCGCGCTGATTACCGTGCCAGTAGCGGCAGGCGCGACGACTGCCTCATTCAATGCGGTAGATAATAAAGTTTATCTGACCAGTAAGTCCAATCAGTATATGACTGTCATTGACGGTGTGACAGACCAAGTTATAAAAGACGTTGAAATCGATCCACCACTCAACCTCCTTGGCGGTCAGGCTCCTGGAAATATCGGGCTTCGCGTCGATGCTCCCGTAATGGGAATTAACAACGCCAATGCCATACACCTATCCTGGAATTACGCCACCCCTGGCGCAAACCAGAAGATCCAGTTCCAGATACGAACTGCGCCGGATGTTTTGTCGCTCGATGGTGCAACCTATAAAGGCCCTGACGGGTCAGCCGACACTTGGTACGACGTCTCTACATCCGGCTCGGAAACCACAACCGAAACGGACGGCAGCGTAACGACTTCTGTTCCTCTCAACGTTTCTTTCACCCCGGCGGCTGAGATACAGGTAAAGCTTTCTTCGGACGGGCTAAGCACACCGGTGCTACATTCGGTGATGCTTGGATACGAGTCTTACGCTGATCTGGCTATAACCAGGGTGACGGGGCCTGCAACAGGTACTATTGAAAGCACAATAGACATATCATACGAGGTAAAGAATCAGGGCGCAGGTGCAGCAGATAGCTCAAAGGTCGGTTTCTATCTCACTAGAGATGGCGTAGATTATCCACTAGGTGAGAGGACCGTCCCCTCACTAGGGCCAGGTATGTCAGATTCGACCAGTACCACGGTCACTATCCCGTCAATCCAAACTGGCGAATATTACATCAAAGCCTGTGCCGACTATACTAACCTTGTCCCCGAGACTGATGAAAACAACAATTGCACGACAGGGAATGTCATCAGGATTTCTTCTATCGAACCTGATTTGGTGGTGACGGGTGTTACCGCCACGGCCAGCGGAGGGAAGCTTTCGTACTCGGTAACAATCAAAAATCAGGGGATCAAAACGGCAGGTGCTAATTCTATCGGCATTTACCTCTCCACCGATCAACTCATAACAAAAGAGGACACGCTTAACTCTGCATATTACTATCCTAGTGGTATTCCTGGCGGCTCCTCAGTCACTCTAACCTCATGGTCATACATTCCGATAAATATGACAGGGACCTATTATGTTGGTGCCATAGTTGACAATGACAATATAGTCCCTGAGTCGGCCGAGAACAATAACAGCAGAGCCGGCAACCAAGTGACGATCACTAATGATTTGGTGGTAGTAGCTGGCAGTGTGTCCGGCAGCGTAGCAAACGGCATGTTAACATGCTCGTTGAAGGTCCAGAATTTGGGTAACGGTAATGCATCCGTCAATTATGCAGGAATTTACCTTTCTCAGGACGAAGTGATAACAAATGGGGCTGACACGTGGGTTGCCATGGCCTATTACAATGGTGCGATACGGGGTGGTGATATAGTGACTATTACCGGATCAAATTATCTGCCACCAAATATGACCGGAACCTATTATGTTGGTGCGATAGCTGACTATGACAATAGAATCCCTGAGTGGAATCCCCCGGTGGATGCCGAGAGCAATAACAGCAGAGTCGGCAACCAAGTGACGATCACTAATGATTTGGTGGTAGTAGCTGACAGTGTGTCCGGCAGCGTAGCAAACGGCATGTTAACATGCTCGTTGAAGGTCCAGAATTTGGGTAACGGTAATGCATCCGTCAATTATGCAGGAATTTACCTTTCTCAGGACGAAGTGATAACAAATGGGGCTGACACGTGGGTTGCCATGGCCTATTACAATGGTGCGATACGGGGTGGTGATATAGTGACTATTACCGGATCAAATTATCTGCCACCAAATATGACCGGAACCTATTATGTTGGTGCGATAGCTGACTATGACAATAGAATCCCTGAGTGGAATCCCCCGGTGGATGCCGAGAGCAATAACAGCAGAGTCGGCAACCAAGTGACGATCACTAATGATTTGGTGGTAGTAGCTGACAGTGTGTCCGGCAGCGTAGCAAACGGCATGTTAACATGCTCGTTGAAGGTCCAGAATTTGGGTAACGGTAATGCATCCGTCAATTATGCAGGAATTTACCTTTCTCAGGACGAAGTGATAACAAATGGGGCTGACACGTGGGTTGCCATGGCCTATTACAATGGTGCGATACGGGGTGGTGATATAGTGACTATTACCGGATCAAATTATCTGCCACCAAATATGACCGGAACCTATTATGTTGGTGCGATAGCTGACTATGACAATAGAATCCCTGAGTGGAATCCCCCGGTGGATGCCGAGAGCAATAACAGCAGAGTCGGCAACGCAATAATTTTATAG
- a CDS encoding CoB--CoM heterodisulfide reductase iron-sulfur subunit A family protein, giving the protein MSRIGVFICHCGENISRTVDVERVAASAGRLPGVAYATEYKYMCSDPGQNLLKKAVAEHKLTGIVVAACSPRMHEKTFRKAAQAAGLNPFMCDMANIREHCSWVHEDREEATAKASDMVRLMVERVKRGKSLEPITVPVTKRSLVIGGGIAGIQAALDIADAGHQVVLVEREPSIGGHMAQLSETFPTLDCSQCIMTPKMVDAANHPNIKLYTWSEIESIDGYIGNFSVTIRKKARSVDEDTCTGCGICMAKCPQKKIPNKFDQDLGLRSAIYVPFPQAVPNTPVIDRENCLKFRAGKCGLCAKVCGPQAIDFEQQDQLVMEPVGAIVVATGFDLYSIDRKPEVSPIEGYGEFGYGTIPDVIDGLTFERLASASGPTGGKILRPSDGKEPKQVVFIQCVGSRAREKGISYCSKICCMYTAKHTMLYHHKVHDGQAYVFYMDARTPGKSYDEFWRRAVEEEEAVYIRGMVSRLYQKGDKVVVMGSDTLVGVQVEIEADLVVLATAVQAQPGADSLAQKLGISYDKYNFYSEAHAKLRPVECATAGIYLAGACQGPKDIPDTVSQASAAAAKVMTLFAKDQLEREPIVARVNEKNCVGCFYCKKVCPYGAIEEKEIRDRQGNLIRVVAYVNPGVCGGCGTCQATCPSKSVELDGYTDEQIIAMIEAL; this is encoded by the coding sequence ATGTCAAGAATCGGCGTATTCATTTGTCACTGTGGAGAGAACATCTCCCGAACTGTAGACGTGGAGCGGGTTGCAGCTTCTGCAGGCAGGCTGCCCGGCGTTGCCTACGCCACCGAATATAAGTACATGTGCTCCGATCCTGGGCAGAACTTGCTGAAAAAGGCCGTGGCCGAGCACAAACTCACCGGTATCGTCGTCGCGGCTTGCAGTCCGCGCATGCATGAGAAGACCTTCCGCAAGGCGGCCCAGGCAGCTGGCCTCAACCCGTTCATGTGCGACATGGCCAACATCCGCGAGCACTGCTCATGGGTTCATGAGGACCGGGAAGAAGCGACGGCCAAGGCGAGCGATATGGTCCGGCTGATGGTGGAGCGGGTGAAGCGGGGAAAATCATTGGAACCGATCACCGTCCCGGTCACCAAGCGTTCGCTGGTCATCGGCGGCGGTATTGCCGGCATCCAGGCTGCCCTGGACATCGCCGACGCCGGACACCAGGTGGTGCTCGTCGAGCGCGAGCCTTCAATCGGTGGCCATATGGCCCAGCTTTCCGAGACCTTTCCCACCCTTGACTGTTCCCAATGCATCATGACGCCGAAGATGGTCGATGCCGCCAATCATCCCAACATAAAGCTCTACACCTGGTCGGAGATCGAAAGCATCGATGGCTATATCGGCAACTTCTCCGTCACCATCCGCAAAAAGGCCCGCTCTGTTGATGAGGATACGTGCACCGGCTGCGGTATCTGCATGGCCAAATGCCCGCAGAAGAAAATCCCCAACAAATTCGACCAGGATCTGGGCCTGCGCTCTGCCATTTATGTCCCCTTTCCCCAGGCGGTACCCAATACGCCGGTAATCGACCGGGAAAACTGCCTCAAGTTCAGAGCCGGTAAATGCGGCCTCTGTGCCAAGGTATGCGGACCCCAGGCCATAGATTTCGAACAGCAGGACCAGCTTGTAATGGAGCCGGTCGGCGCCATCGTTGTTGCCACCGGGTTCGACCTCTACTCCATTGATCGGAAGCCGGAAGTAAGCCCCATCGAAGGTTATGGCGAATTCGGTTACGGCACCATCCCTGATGTCATCGACGGCTTGACTTTCGAACGCCTCGCCAGTGCATCCGGCCCTACGGGCGGAAAAATCCTCCGTCCTTCAGACGGCAAGGAACCTAAGCAGGTGGTTTTCATCCAGTGCGTTGGCAGCAGGGCCAGGGAAAAGGGCATTTCCTACTGCTCCAAGATCTGCTGCATGTACACTGCCAAGCATACCATGCTTTACCACCACAAGGTTCACGACGGCCAGGCTTACGTCTTCTATATGGATGCCCGCACCCCCGGCAAGAGCTATGATGAGTTTTGGCGGCGGGCGGTGGAGGAAGAGGAGGCGGTCTATATACGCGGCATGGTTTCCCGGCTCTACCAGAAGGGGGACAAGGTGGTGGTTATGGGGAGCGATACCCTGGTCGGGGTACAGGTGGAAATCGAGGCCGACCTGGTGGTATTGGCGACGGCAGTCCAGGCCCAGCCCGGCGCTGACAGCCTGGCCCAGAAGCTTGGTATTTCCTACGACAAATACAATTTCTACTCCGAAGCCCACGCGAAACTCAGACCGGTGGAGTGCGCCACGGCCGGCATCTATCTGGCCGGAGCCTGCCAGGGGCCGAAGGATATACCCGATACGGTGAGTCAGGCTTCGGCAGCAGCGGCCAAGGTGATGACCCTTTTCGCCAAGGATCAGCTGGAGCGGGAGCCGATCGTGGCCCGGGTCAACGAGAAAAATTGTGTCGGCTGTTTTTACTGTAAGAAAGTCTGCCCCTATGGCGCCATCGAAGAGAAGGAAATCAGGGACCGCCAGGGGAACCTGATAAGGGTCGTCGCCTATGTTAATCCCGGCGTCTGCGGCGGCTGCGGCACCTGCCAGGCCACCTGTCCGTCCAAGAGTGTGGAATTGGACGGCTATACCGATGAACAGATCATTGCCATGATAGAGGCGTTGTAG
- a CDS encoding ABC transporter ATP-binding protein, with protein sequence MKLILTAGVKKNKNEPFHYFSSSEVCISELSRLYRYVATCRGAYFTGLFWLFGTNGFALLIPWLLKLAIDSLGKQGTPMHSPAWYALLIMVSALLQGVIRIFSRTTLLHAGRRIEYMIREDLYAKLLTLDLPYFSRERTGDIMSRFANDLTNVRMLLGFGMLNVINTAIVYVAALSLMGHISIHLTLCAIIPFPLTILIVKRMSASMFRRSQIIQEELSRLTSKVEENVSAAMVIKSYCREDAETGSFAKISSSYLESNMGMARIRGAMIPIMAASGAMGTLIVLFVGGSRVISGELTLGDFVAFNGYLAMLVWPTLMLAWILNLLQRGAASMSRLNEVLEAKATVREPAQPAPVTINGNIEIRDLSFSYNDNPLSPALSHISLHISKGMRLGIVGPIGSGKSSLVRLLPRLYPVADGKIFIDGTDINQIPLKQLREAIGFIPQESFLFSRTIGANIAYGKEGATREEIENSARLAGIAPDILRFPDSYETLVGERGVTLSGGQKQRTAIARALLKNPAILILDDPLSAVDARTEEEILANLADYYGERTVIIVSHRLSALRKCNLILVMDEGRIVEQGNHGELLALQGRYAAIHREQLLRMEIEGY encoded by the coding sequence TTGAAACTCATTTTGACAGCCGGAGTAAAAAAGAATAAAAATGAACCCTTCCACTATTTTTCATCTTCCGAGGTCTGTATCAGCGAGCTTTCCAGACTATACCGTTATGTAGCAACCTGCCGCGGTGCTTATTTTACCGGGTTATTCTGGCTTTTCGGCACCAACGGCTTTGCCCTGCTCATTCCGTGGCTGCTTAAACTGGCCATCGACAGCCTGGGCAAACAGGGAACACCCATGCACAGCCCCGCCTGGTATGCGCTGCTGATCATGGTTTCGGCCCTGCTCCAGGGGGTGATCCGCATTTTTTCCAGGACTACCCTCCTCCACGCCGGCCGCCGCATCGAATACATGATCCGCGAAGACCTCTATGCAAAGCTCCTCACTCTGGATCTGCCCTATTTTTCCCGTGAGCGTACCGGCGACATCATGTCCCGCTTTGCCAACGATCTGACCAATGTCCGCATGCTTCTGGGTTTCGGCATGCTCAATGTCATCAATACTGCCATCGTCTATGTGGCGGCCCTCTCCCTGATGGGGCACATCAGTATCCATCTGACCCTCTGCGCCATCATCCCTTTTCCCCTGACCATTCTCATCGTCAAGCGTATGAGTGCCTCCATGTTCAGGCGTTCACAAATTATTCAGGAAGAACTGTCGCGACTGACTAGCAAGGTAGAAGAAAATGTTTCTGCTGCCATGGTAATCAAGTCCTACTGCCGGGAAGATGCTGAAACCGGCTCATTTGCAAAAATCAGCAGCAGTTATCTGGAAAGCAACATGGGCATGGCCAGGATTCGAGGCGCCATGATACCGATCATGGCCGCCAGCGGCGCCATGGGAACGCTGATCGTGCTTTTTGTCGGCGGCAGCCGGGTTATCTCCGGAGAACTGACTTTGGGAGACTTCGTCGCTTTCAATGGCTATCTGGCAATGCTGGTCTGGCCGACCCTGATGTTGGCCTGGATTCTCAACCTGTTGCAGCGGGGTGCTGCCTCCATGTCACGACTCAACGAGGTGCTGGAGGCAAAGGCGACCGTCCGGGAACCAGCTCAGCCGGCACCGGTGACAATTAACGGCAACATAGAGATAAGGGATCTTTCCTTCAGCTATAATGACAATCCCCTCTCTCCAGCCCTCTCCCATATCAGCCTCCATATTAGTAAAGGGATGCGCCTGGGCATTGTCGGCCCCATCGGCAGCGGCAAGTCCTCGCTGGTGCGGCTGCTCCCGCGCCTTTATCCTGTTGCCGACGGCAAGATCTTCATTGACGGCACCGACATCAACCAGATTCCACTCAAGCAGCTACGTGAGGCCATCGGTTTTATCCCCCAGGAAAGTTTTCTCTTCTCCCGGACTATCGGCGCCAACATCGCCTATGGCAAAGAAGGGGCAACCAGGGAGGAGATAGAGAACAGCGCGCGATTGGCAGGGATTGCCCCGGACATTCTGCGCTTTCCCGACAGCTATGAAACGCTGGTAGGGGAGCGGGGGGTAACCCTTTCCGGCGGACAGAAACAGCGCACTGCCATCGCCCGGGCGCTGCTGAAGAATCCGGCAATCCTCATCCTGGACGATCCACTGTCGGCAGTGGATGCCCGCACCGAGGAGGAAATACTGGCCAACCTGGCGGATTACTATGGTGAGCGGACGGTTATCATCGTCTCCCACCGTCTTTCGGCCCTGCGGAAATGCAACCTGATCCTGGTCATGGATGAAGGGCGCATCGTCGAGCAGGGAAACCATGGAGAACTTCTGGCATTACAGGGGCGATATGCGGCCATCCACCGCGAGCAGCTGCTGCGCATGGAAATAGAGGGGTATTGA
- a CDS encoding CoB--CoM heterodisulfide reductase iron-sulfur subunit B family protein yields MTPGKKILSYAYYPGCSLHASAKEYDISTRGVCKALKIGLEEVPDWFCCGATPAHNVDELLSLSLCAKNLSLAEEVKGDLAVACAACFSRLKTTQHHLRHNDIQRKQVEKAIAAPAPMEKKVKHLLEILARDFGLDKLEQAVTKPLNGLKVACYYGCLLTRPPEVPELDDCEAPSIMENVLAALGAEPVSWSHRLECCGANFTLSRPGVVLQLSNAILASAKAAGADCVMVACPLCHGNLDIRQQEIEEGYKVQYGMPVFYITQMVGLAVGLSSSRLGLESMMVSPLPLLKEKKLL; encoded by the coding sequence GTGACCCCCGGTAAAAAGATCCTCAGTTACGCCTATTATCCCGGCTGTTCCCTCCATGCCTCGGCCAAGGAATATGATATCTCCACCCGCGGTGTCTGCAAGGCGCTAAAAATCGGACTGGAGGAAGTGCCAGACTGGTTCTGCTGCGGTGCGACTCCGGCCCACAACGTGGATGAACTGCTCTCCCTCTCCCTGTGTGCCAAGAATCTTTCTCTGGCCGAAGAGGTAAAGGGGGATTTGGCCGTGGCCTGTGCCGCCTGTTTTTCGCGGCTCAAGACTACCCAGCATCATCTGAGGCACAACGATATCCAGCGCAAACAGGTGGAGAAGGCTATTGCCGCCCCGGCGCCAATGGAGAAGAAGGTCAAACACCTGCTGGAGATCCTGGCCAGGGATTTTGGCCTGGATAAACTTGAACAGGCGGTAACCAAACCATTGAACGGCCTCAAGGTCGCTTGCTACTACGGTTGTCTGCTGACCCGTCCTCCTGAGGTGCCGGAGCTGGATGACTGTGAAGCCCCGAGCATTATGGAAAACGTCCTGGCTGCTCTTGGAGCCGAACCTGTTTCCTGGTCGCACCGTCTCGAATGCTGCGGCGCCAACTTCACCCTGTCGCGCCCCGGCGTTGTCCTGCAGCTTTCAAATGCCATACTTGCCTCGGCCAAGGCTGCAGGCGCCGACTGCGTCATGGTCGCCTGCCCGCTCTGCCACGGTAACCTGGACATCCGTCAGCAGGAGATCGAGGAAGGGTATAAGGTCCAGTATGGCATGCCTGTCTTTTATATCACCCAGATGGTGGGGCTGGCGGTCGGATTATCCTCCAGCCGCCTGGGACTGGAAAGCATGATGGTCAGCCCGTTGCCCCTGTTGAAGGAAAAGAAATTACTGTAG
- a CDS encoding 4Fe-4S dicluster domain-containing protein translates to MKRKKMLLSNETMNIGFVDKVEALSGTSVRRCFQCGKCSAGCPMASFMEHPPNRVVRLLQLGQWERILAGRSIWYCASCETCATRCPNKVNLAAIMDALRKLSWDADGPSKESFVQLANRLFIDNIRTYGRQYEMRLGAVFNVKSGQFMKDLLLGPKLLSRGKLKMFHSKNRNISEIENIFSRIETMRNKGEAP, encoded by the coding sequence GTGAAACGCAAAAAAATGCTCCTGTCCAACGAAACCATGAACATCGGTTTCGTCGATAAAGTCGAGGCCCTCTCCGGCACCTCGGTCCGCCGTTGTTTCCAGTGCGGTAAATGCTCGGCCGGATGCCCCATGGCCAGCTTCATGGAACATCCCCCTAACCGGGTGGTTCGCCTGCTTCAGCTGGGCCAGTGGGAGCGGATACTGGCCGGGCGTTCCATCTGGTACTGCGCATCCTGTGAGACCTGTGCCACCCGCTGTCCCAACAAAGTCAATCTGGCAGCCATCATGGATGCCCTGCGCAAGCTTTCGTGGGATGCTGACGGGCCCTCGAAGGAAAGTTTCGTTCAGCTGGCCAACCGGCTCTTCATTGATAACATCCGTACCTATGGCCGCCAGTACGAAATGCGCCTTGGCGCCGTCTTCAATGTCAAGAGCGGTCAGTTCATGAAGGACCTGCTGCTCGGCCCCAAGCTCCTTTCCCGGGGCAAGCTGAAAATGTTCCATTCGAAAAACAGGAACATCTCTGAAATAGAAAACATCTTCAGCCGCATTGAAACCATGCGGAACAAAGGGGAGGCGCCGTGA
- a CDS encoding hydrogenase iron-sulfur subunit — MHPEKQHHELEPKIVAFVCTWCTYAGADLAGTWNWTAIPMNRSLP; from the coding sequence ATGCATCCAGAAAAACAACATCACGAGCTCGAACCAAAAATCGTCGCCTTTGTCTGCACCTGGTGCACCTACGCCGGGGCGGACCTGGCGGGGACATGGAATTGGACGGCTATACCGATGAACAGATCATTGCCATGA
- a CDS encoding ABC transporter ATP-binding protein — MHFGGIYEDEIVGKAYDRKLMGRFLRYLLPYRRLVAGTLVVLPLVAACRLAQPWLLKVAIDNHIVAGKMEGLPVIAASYLGLILAEAAFTFIQVYLLQYLGQRVMFNLRIELFSHVQRLSTRFFDRTPAGSLVTRLTSDVEALGEMFAAGIITIVGDILVLAGIIGIMLWMNLRLSLVTFSVLPVLFWVAFTFRNRMRTAFRQVRARLANLNTFLAESIGGMAIVQLFNRQRGEQEEFRRLNREYRDANLPVITWDASLFAGVEAISAVAVGLIIWYGGGEIGRGTLTFGALVAFIQYIEKFFSPIRDLSAKYSVMQGAMAALERIFQLLDTEKPASDSPPSLQQSPLTGEDVHSPFIEFKNVWFAYQGEEYVLKDFNLQLRRGEKLALVGETGGGKTTVTRLLSRLYEIHRGSITLGGTDIRTLPLATLRHKIGIVLQDPYLFTGTIAYNITLGDPAAAARLEQAATMVGADRFIHRLPKGFNEEVRERGVNLSAGERQLISFARAVAFDPEVLVLDEATASVDSEAERLIEEGLKGLLSGRTSLVVAHRLSTIRDADRIVAIHRGEKMEEGNHQELMAARGLYYRLYQLQFRD; from the coding sequence ATGCACTTCGGCGGCATCTATGAAGACGAAATAGTCGGCAAAGCCTATGATCGAAAGTTGATGGGGCGGTTTCTGCGCTATCTTCTGCCGTACCGGCGGCTGGTGGCGGGAACGCTGGTCGTGCTGCCTCTGGTGGCTGCCTGCAGGCTTGCCCAGCCCTGGCTCCTGAAAGTAGCCATCGATAATCACATCGTCGCCGGCAAGATGGAGGGACTCCCGGTCATTGCCGCCTCATATCTGGGGCTGATTCTTGCCGAGGCCGCATTCACCTTTATCCAGGTTTACCTGCTCCAGTATCTGGGACAGCGGGTCATGTTCAACCTGCGCATCGAGTTGTTCAGCCACGTCCAGCGGCTCTCCACCCGCTTTTTTGACCGGACCCCGGCGGGAAGTCTGGTTACCCGGCTGACCAGCGATGTGGAGGCCCTTGGGGAAATGTTTGCCGCGGGCATCATCACCATTGTCGGTGACATCCTGGTCCTGGCCGGTATCATCGGCATCATGCTCTGGATGAACCTGCGCCTGTCGTTGGTCACCTTTTCCGTGCTGCCGGTGCTGTTCTGGGTCGCCTTCACCTTCCGTAACCGGATGCGCACCGCCTTTCGCCAAGTCAGGGCCCGGCTGGCCAACCTCAACACCTTTTTGGCCGAAAGCATCGGCGGCATGGCAATCGTGCAACTTTTCAACCGCCAGCGTGGCGAGCAAGAGGAATTCCGCCGTCTCAACAGGGAGTACCGTGACGCCAACCTGCCGGTAATAACCTGGGACGCCTCCCTTTTCGCCGGGGTAGAGGCGATTTCAGCCGTAGCGGTCGGTCTGATCATCTGGTACGGAGGGGGGGAGATCGGCCGCGGCACCCTGACCTTCGGTGCATTGGTGGCCTTCATTCAGTATATCGAGAAATTCTTCTCCCCCATCCGCGATCTCTCAGCCAAATACTCGGTGATGCAAGGTGCCATGGCCGCCCTGGAGAGGATCTTTCAGCTGCTGGATACTGAAAAACCAGCATCTGATTCTCCCCCCTCTCTCCAGCAGTCTCCCCTCACGGGAGAGGATGTACATTCACCCTTCATCGAGTTTAAGAATGTCTGGTTTGCCTATCAGGGAGAAGAGTATGTCCTCAAGGATTTCAACCTGCAGCTTAGGCGGGGGGAAAAGCTGGCTTTGGTGGGTGAGACCGGCGGCGGGAAAACTACCGTTACTCGGCTGCTGTCAAGACTTTATGAGATTCATCGCGGCTCCATCACTCTCGGCGGTACCGATATACGGACCTTGCCCCTGGCAACCTTGCGGCACAAAATAGGCATCGTGCTTCAGGACCCCTATCTTTTTACCGGCACCATTGCCTACAACATCACCCTTGGCGATCCCGCAGCCGCAGCACGCCTTGAACAGGCTGCCACCATGGTCGGCGCCGATCGTTTTATCCATCGTCTGCCCAAGGGCTTTAACGAGGAAGTGCGGGAACGGGGGGTTAATTTGTCGGCAGGGGAGCGGCAGCTCATCTCCTTTGCCCGCGCCGTTGCCTTTGATCCGGAAGTACTTGTCCTCGATGAAGCCACTGCCAGTGTAGACAGCGAGGCGGAGCGTCTCATAGAGGAAGGCCTCAAAGGACTCCTCTCCGGCCGCACTTCCCTGGTGGTTGCCCACCGCCTCTCCACCATCAGGGATGCCGACCGCATCGTCGCCATCCATCGCGGCGAAAAAATGGAGGAAGGAAACCACCAGGAGCTGATGGCGGCCAGGGGGCTTTATTACCGGCTGTACCAGCTGCAATTCAGGGATTGA